A single Anaeromyxobacter diazotrophicus DNA region contains:
- a CDS encoding ABC transporter permease — protein sequence MNELALLVGATLSAGTPLAIAGMGLLVNERVGVLNLGAEGTMLVAAVSGFAVAFHTGNTALALAAGALAGAALAALFGWLVIWLNTNQYATGLAVSLFGAGFSAFVGIDYVGRQLVQHGAPSIPVLRDLPFLGPALFQQHPVVYLTMLLAPLTALFLYRTRAGLVLRSIGEAPDAAHALGYPVRRIRLAAVMVGGALCGVSGAYLSVVYTPLWVEGMVAGRGWIALALTVFATWRPARILLGAYLFGGATMLQFHLQAQGVQVASQFMTMLPYAATIVVLVLISRNAAWIRLNMPASLGKPFFPGS from the coding sequence ATGAACGAGCTCGCCCTCCTCGTCGGCGCCACGCTGAGCGCCGGGACGCCCCTCGCCATCGCCGGGATGGGCCTGCTCGTGAACGAGCGCGTCGGCGTCCTCAACCTCGGCGCCGAGGGCACGATGCTGGTCGCCGCGGTGTCGGGGTTCGCGGTCGCCTTCCACACCGGCAACACGGCGCTCGCGCTCGCCGCCGGGGCGCTCGCCGGCGCGGCGCTGGCCGCCCTGTTCGGCTGGCTCGTCATCTGGCTCAACACGAACCAGTACGCCACCGGCCTCGCGGTGAGCCTGTTCGGCGCGGGCTTCTCCGCCTTCGTCGGGATCGACTACGTCGGCCGCCAGCTCGTGCAGCACGGGGCGCCCTCGATCCCGGTGCTGCGCGACCTCCCCTTCCTCGGGCCGGCGCTCTTCCAGCAGCACCCGGTGGTCTACCTGACCATGCTGCTCGCGCCGCTCACGGCCCTCTTCCTCTACCGGACGCGCGCCGGGCTCGTCCTGCGGTCCATCGGCGAAGCCCCCGACGCCGCGCACGCGCTCGGCTACCCGGTGCGGCGGATCCGGCTGGCGGCCGTCATGGTGGGGGGCGCGCTGTGCGGCGTCTCCGGCGCCTACCTCTCCGTCGTCTACACGCCGCTGTGGGTCGAGGGGATGGTGGCGGGGCGCGGCTGGATCGCGCTCGCCCTGACGGTGTTCGCCACCTGGCGCCCGGCGCGCATCCTCCTCGGCGCCTATCTCTTCGGCGGGGCGACCATGCTCCAGTTCCACCTCCAGGCACAGGGCGTGCAGGTGGCCAGTCAGTTCATGACGATGCTGCCGTACGCGGCTACCATCGTCGTCCTCGTGCTGATTTCCCGCAACGCGGCCTGGATCCGGCTCAACATGCCGGCCTCGCTCGGCAAGCCGTTCTTCCCCGGCTCATAG
- a CDS encoding BMP family ABC transporter substrate-binding protein: MEKRPLTHLALGALVALASLTACKDEKAAAPAPAPAAAPAPAAAAPLKAAFIYVGPVGDAGWSFAQDQGRKEAAAKFGDKVVTSYVEKVPEGPDAERVIRDLVAQGNKMIFATSFGYMDAMVKVAKDFPDVYFEHATGYQTAPNLRVYEGRFYEGAYLAGIVAGKMTKTNTLGFVASFPIPEVLRNINAYTLGAQSVNPKVKTKVVWVNAWFDPPKETEAAQSLMNQGADILLQNTDSTAVLQAAERAGKYAFGWDSDMSAFAPKAHLGSCVLRWGVYYEKAFRDALDKTWKPEVTKWGVKEGMTDFVKVADFLPADVKKAVEDAKEGLKNGTVSVFKGPIVDNTGKEVLAKDAPADDKWRGEVAFYVKGVEGKVPSGK, encoded by the coding sequence ATGGAGAAGCGACCGCTCACACACCTCGCGCTCGGCGCCCTCGTCGCCCTGGCGAGCCTCACGGCCTGCAAGGACGAGAAGGCCGCCGCCCCCGCCCCGGCCCCCGCCGCCGCTCCGGCGCCGGCCGCCGCCGCGCCGCTCAAGGCGGCCTTCATCTACGTCGGCCCGGTCGGCGACGCCGGCTGGAGCTTCGCCCAGGACCAGGGCCGCAAGGAGGCCGCCGCCAAGTTCGGCGACAAGGTGGTGACCAGCTACGTCGAGAAGGTGCCCGAGGGCCCCGACGCCGAGCGCGTCATCCGCGACCTGGTCGCCCAGGGCAACAAGATGATCTTCGCCACCTCGTTCGGCTACATGGACGCGATGGTGAAGGTCGCCAAGGACTTCCCGGACGTCTACTTCGAGCACGCCACCGGCTACCAGACCGCGCCCAACCTGCGCGTGTACGAGGGCCGCTTCTACGAGGGCGCCTACCTGGCGGGCATCGTGGCCGGCAAGATGACGAAGACCAACACCCTCGGCTTCGTGGCCTCCTTCCCCATCCCCGAGGTGCTCCGCAACATCAACGCCTACACGCTCGGCGCCCAGAGCGTGAACCCCAAGGTGAAGACCAAGGTGGTGTGGGTGAACGCCTGGTTCGACCCGCCCAAGGAGACCGAGGCGGCGCAGTCGCTCATGAACCAGGGCGCCGACATCCTGCTCCAGAACACCGACTCGACCGCGGTGCTGCAGGCCGCCGAGCGCGCGGGCAAGTACGCCTTCGGCTGGGACAGCGACATGAGCGCGTTCGCGCCCAAGGCGCACCTCGGCTCCTGCGTGCTGCGCTGGGGCGTCTACTACGAGAAGGCGTTCCGCGACGCGCTCGACAAGACCTGGAAGCCCGAGGTCACGAAGTGGGGCGTCAAGGAGGGCATGACCGACTTCGTCAAGGTCGCCGACTTCCTGCCGGCCGACGTGAAGAAGGCGGTCGAGGACGCCAAGGAGGGCCTGAAGAACGGCACCGTCAGCGTCTTCAAGGGCCCCATCGTCGACAACACCGGCAAGGAAGTGCTGGCCAAGGACGCGCCCGCCGACGACAAGTGGCGCGGCGAGGTGGCCTTCTACGTGAAGGGCGTCGAGGGCAAGGTCCCGTCGGGCAAGTGA
- a CDS encoding 8-oxoguanine deaminase: MTSKTLLIRDAAVIATFDDARRELTDASLLARDGVIEAVGPAASLPRTADEVIDARGHLVLPGLVNTHHHMCQSLTRAVRAVQDAELFSWLSGLYPIWARLTPEMIRVATQVAMAELLLSGCTTTSDHLYIYPNGVRLDDSIEGARAAGMRFTATRGSMTVGRSQGGLPPDEVVERPDDVLRETERLIGRYHDRARGAMLQIAVAPCSPFSVSRELMRDSAALARKHGVRLHTHLAENDHDVAYTREKFGCTPAEYAEELGWLGEDVWHAHCVKLDAAGLARFAATGTGVAHCPSSNMRLASGIAPVLAMRRAGVRVGLGVDGSASNDGAQMVAEARQALLLQRVGLALEPFGCDRGPAAMTVRDALALATRGGAQVLGRPDIGHLAPGMCADLALFDLGGVAFSGAAVHDPVGALLLCASPGAAYTVVDGQVRVRQGRLTSFDLDPVVRRHGELALALVAGG; the protein is encoded by the coding sequence GTGACCTCGAAGACCCTCCTCATCCGCGACGCCGCCGTCATCGCCACCTTCGACGACGCGCGCCGCGAGCTCACGGACGCCTCGCTCCTCGCCCGCGACGGCGTGATCGAGGCGGTCGGGCCGGCCGCCAGCCTGCCGCGCACCGCCGACGAGGTCATCGACGCGCGCGGCCACCTGGTCCTGCCGGGCCTCGTCAACACGCACCACCACATGTGCCAGTCGCTCACGCGCGCGGTGCGGGCGGTGCAGGACGCCGAGCTGTTCTCCTGGCTCTCGGGCCTCTATCCGATCTGGGCGCGGCTCACGCCGGAGATGATCCGCGTCGCCACCCAGGTGGCGATGGCCGAGCTGCTGCTGTCCGGCTGCACCACCACCAGCGACCACCTCTACATCTACCCGAACGGCGTCCGGCTGGACGACAGCATCGAGGGCGCCCGGGCCGCCGGCATGCGCTTCACCGCCACCCGCGGCTCGATGACGGTGGGGCGGAGTCAGGGCGGGCTCCCGCCCGACGAGGTGGTGGAGCGCCCGGACGACGTCCTGCGGGAGACGGAGCGGCTCATCGGGCGGTACCACGACCGCGCCCGCGGGGCGATGCTCCAGATCGCGGTCGCGCCCTGCTCGCCCTTCTCGGTGAGCCGGGAGCTCATGCGCGACTCGGCGGCGCTGGCGCGCAAGCACGGCGTGCGGCTGCACACGCACCTCGCCGAGAACGACCACGACGTCGCCTACACCCGCGAGAAGTTCGGCTGCACGCCGGCCGAGTACGCCGAGGAGCTGGGGTGGCTGGGCGAGGACGTCTGGCACGCCCACTGCGTGAAGCTCGACGCGGCCGGCCTGGCGCGCTTCGCGGCCACCGGCACCGGGGTCGCGCACTGTCCGTCGAGCAACATGCGGCTCGCGAGCGGGATCGCGCCGGTGCTCGCCATGCGCCGGGCGGGGGTGCGGGTGGGCCTGGGCGTCGACGGGAGCGCCAGCAACGACGGGGCGCAGATGGTGGCGGAGGCGCGGCAGGCGCTGCTCCTGCAGCGGGTGGGCCTCGCGCTCGAGCCGTTCGGCTGCGACCGCGGCCCGGCCGCCATGACCGTCCGCGACGCGCTGGCGCTCGCCACCCGCGGCGGCGCGCAGGTGCTCGGCCGCCCGGACATCGGGCACCTCGCGCCCGGGATGTGCGCAGACCTGGCGCTCTTCGACCTCGGCGGCGTCGCCTTCTCGGGCGCCGCCGTGCACGACCCGGTGGGCGCGCTGCTCCTGTGCGCCTCGCCCGGCGCGGCCTACACCGTCGTCGACGGCCAGGTGCGGGTGCGCCAGGGGCGGCTCACCTCGTTCGACCTCGACCCGGTGGTGCGGCGCCACGGCGAGCTGGCGCTGGCGCTCGTCGCCGGCGGATAG
- a CDS encoding deaminase yields the protein MSTPTSPSSAADAAFLRRAFEVARRAREHGNHPFGALLVGPGGEVLLESENGYLPDRDMTAHAERLLATRASRAWRPDVLARCTLYSSAEPCAMCAAAAYWAGVGRVVYALSERRLKEVTGAHPENPTLDLPCRAVFAAGQRPVEVVGPLLEDEGAALHAGAWARTP from the coding sequence ATGAGCACGCCCACCAGCCCCTCCTCCGCCGCCGACGCCGCCTTCCTGCGCCGCGCCTTCGAGGTGGCGCGCCGCGCGCGCGAGCACGGCAACCACCCCTTCGGCGCCCTCCTGGTCGGCCCGGGCGGCGAGGTGCTCCTGGAGAGCGAGAACGGCTACCTGCCCGATCGCGACATGACCGCCCACGCCGAGCGGCTCCTCGCCACCCGCGCCTCGCGCGCCTGGCGGCCCGACGTCCTGGCCCGCTGCACCCTCTACAGCTCGGCCGAGCCGTGCGCGATGTGCGCCGCCGCCGCGTACTGGGCCGGAGTCGGGCGGGTCGTCTACGCGCTCTCCGAGCGCCGCCTCAAGGAGGTGACCGGCGCCCACCCCGAGAACCCGACCCTCGACCTGCCTTGCCGCGCGGTGTTCGCGGCGGGCCAGCGGCCGGTCGAGGTGGTGGGGCCGCTGCTCGAGGACGAGGGCGCGGCGCTCCACGCCGGCGCGTGGGCGCGCACGCCCTGA
- the gpt gene encoding xanthine phosphoribosyltransferase — translation MSTEPKPPATANPYRDEIVISWPELHRDARYLSHVLHQLGEWKGIIAITRGGLVPAALVARELDIRLIDTVCVVSYGAAEGGGAEQRQGELRWLKTVSGDGAGWLLIDDLVDTGRTAKAVRETLPKAHFAALYAKPLGRPVVDTFVKEFKQEKWIYFPWDIDYQFVSPIKSRRGK, via the coding sequence ATGTCCACCGAGCCCAAGCCCCCCGCCACCGCCAACCCGTACCGGGACGAGATCGTCATCTCGTGGCCCGAGCTGCACCGCGACGCGCGCTACCTCTCCCACGTGCTGCACCAGCTCGGCGAGTGGAAGGGGATCATCGCCATCACCCGCGGCGGGCTCGTGCCGGCGGCGCTGGTGGCGCGCGAGCTCGACATCCGCCTCATCGACACGGTGTGCGTGGTGAGCTACGGCGCGGCCGAGGGCGGCGGCGCCGAGCAGCGCCAGGGCGAGCTGCGCTGGCTGAAGACCGTCTCCGGCGACGGCGCCGGCTGGCTCCTCATCGACGACCTGGTCGACACCGGCCGCACCGCCAAGGCGGTCCGGGAGACCTTGCCCAAGGCGCACTTCGCCGCGCTCTACGCCAAGCCGCTCGGGCGGCCGGTGGTGGACACCTTCGTGAAGGAGTTCAAGCAGGAGAAGTGGATCTACTTCCCGTGGGACATCGACTACCAGTTCGTCTCGCCCATCAAGAGCCGTCGCGGGAAGTGA
- a CDS encoding nucleotidyltransferase family protein produces the protein MSVAAVLLAAGASSRLGENKLLAPFAGEPLLRRAARAALDARLDPVLVVVGHEAARAEEALAGLACRAVPNPRHAAGMNTSLDAGLAAVPPDAEAAVVLLADMPFVGAGMIQALVARFRETGAPLVASRYGAVLAPPTLYARALFPELRGGAGDGRGREVTRRHLAEAAFADWPAEALADVDVAEDLAAARARLGEEEPR, from the coding sequence GTGAGCGTCGCGGCCGTCCTCCTGGCGGCCGGCGCCTCCTCCCGCCTGGGCGAGAACAAGCTGCTCGCGCCCTTCGCCGGCGAGCCGCTGCTGCGGCGCGCGGCGCGCGCGGCGCTCGACGCCCGCCTCGACCCGGTGCTGGTGGTGGTCGGCCACGAGGCGGCGCGCGCCGAGGAGGCGCTCGCCGGCCTGGCCTGCCGGGCGGTGCCGAACCCGCGCCACGCCGCCGGGATGAACACCTCGCTCGACGCCGGGCTGGCGGCGGTCCCGCCGGACGCCGAGGCGGCGGTGGTGCTGCTCGCGGACATGCCCTTCGTCGGCGCCGGGATGATCCAGGCGCTGGTGGCGCGCTTCCGCGAGACCGGCGCGCCGCTCGTGGCCTCCCGCTACGGCGCGGTGCTCGCGCCGCCGACCCTCTACGCCCGCGCGCTCTTCCCCGAGCTGCGCGGAGGCGCGGGCGACGGGCGGGGCCGCGAGGTGACGCGCCGCCACCTCGCCGAGGCGGCCTTCGCCGACTGGCCGGCCGAGGCGCTCGCCGACGTGGACGTGGCGGAGGATCTGGCGGCGGCGCGGGCGCGGCTGGGCGAGGAGGAGCCCCGGTGA
- a CDS encoding XdhC family protein, producing the protein MSEQAEVLERLAAWADAGLGVALAAVMRTWGSAPRRPGSLLGVNARGEFVGSVSGGCVEAAVIEAALEVIAGGGPPRVLDYRVTDERAWQVGLACGGALQVYVERPGRELVRELLAALAAKEPVVLATEVATGAPRLVRPHAPDPGLDPALAQAAREASLRDRTGVVETPGGALFLRAFNPPVRVVLVGAVQIAQALAPMARLAGYDVLVIDPRRAFATEERFPGTALAVEWPDAALARAGLDRHTAVVTLTHDPKLDDPALAAALRSEAFYVGCLGSARTQAGRLERLAAMGFGPGDLARLRGPVGLPIGAVSPGEIAVSILAQLVAALRRPEPPAT; encoded by the coding sequence GTGAGCGAGCAGGCGGAGGTGCTGGAGCGGCTGGCGGCCTGGGCGGACGCGGGGCTGGGCGTGGCGCTGGCAGCGGTGATGCGCACCTGGGGCTCGGCGCCGCGCCGGCCGGGCAGCCTGCTGGGTGTGAACGCCCGCGGGGAGTTCGTGGGCTCGGTCTCGGGCGGCTGCGTCGAGGCGGCCGTCATCGAGGCCGCGCTGGAGGTCATCGCCGGCGGAGGACCGCCGCGCGTCCTCGACTACCGGGTGACGGACGAGCGGGCCTGGCAGGTCGGGCTCGCCTGCGGCGGCGCGCTGCAGGTGTACGTCGAGCGGCCCGGGCGAGAGCTCGTGCGCGAGCTGCTCGCCGCGCTCGCGGCGAAGGAGCCGGTGGTGCTCGCGACGGAGGTCGCCACCGGCGCGCCGCGCCTCGTCCGGCCGCACGCCCCCGACCCCGGCCTCGACCCCGCGCTAGCGCAGGCGGCGCGCGAGGCGTCGCTGCGCGATCGCACCGGGGTGGTGGAGACGCCCGGCGGGGCGCTCTTCCTGCGCGCGTTCAATCCGCCGGTGCGCGTCGTCCTGGTGGGCGCGGTGCAGATCGCGCAGGCGCTCGCGCCGATGGCGCGCCTCGCCGGCTACGACGTGCTCGTGATCGACCCCCGCCGCGCCTTCGCCACCGAGGAGCGCTTCCCCGGGACGGCGCTGGCCGTCGAGTGGCCGGACGCCGCGCTCGCGCGCGCCGGCCTCGACCGGCACACGGCGGTGGTCACGCTCACCCACGACCCCAAGCTCGACGACCCCGCGCTCGCCGCCGCCCTGCGATCCGAGGCGTTCTACGTGGGCTGCCTGGGGAGCGCGCGCACCCAGGCCGGACGCCTGGAGCGGCTCGCGGCCATGGGGTTCGGCCCGGGCGACCTGGCGCGGCTGCGCGGTCCCGTCGGGCTCCCCATCGGCGCGGTATCCCCCGGCGAGATCGCGGTCTCCATCCTGGCGCAGCTCGTGGCGGCGCTGCGGCGGCCGGAGCCTCCGGCGACGTAG
- a CDS encoding glutamate synthase produces MAELTPIPFGVLVARLFRELAEKQAAFDLPAARFVLGDPARDLSVSIHGHRASSPFGPAAGPHTQLAQNLVLAWLAGSRVLELKTVQVKDDLVIPRPCIDLHTVGFNVEWSQELSLEQSLEEYVKASMLIELLKASGMAPGFGDTVFDMSVGYDLAGIRSERVRAFMAGLLDARPIVERLRAQIPAPWAHLRDLPFTTRVSDTLTLSTFHGCPPDEIERIAAFLLREVGLHVVVKLNPTLLGEEGVSSILHERLGYRELVVPEGAFEKDAKWEQVVGFVERLGAVAAEAGRGFGVKFTNTLLVRNHRSFFPPTEKEMYLSGPPLHVLAMALVRRFRRAFGDRFPISFSAGIDAGNFADAVALGLKPVSVCSDLLKPAGYGRARGYFAELSRRMDAVGARDLDTFTLLAYGHAAAALAQAGLPAEAAAACRTALASGADLRAAAGEGFPRWVSAARLLDTETYCERVLADPRYALPRNSTPPKKVGSQLALFDCLTCDKCIPVCPNDANFTIPVPRGEVALERLVPIAGGFRAEPAGVLSLAKPRQIANFADACNECGNCDVMCPEDGGPYVVKPRFFGSVAAWEAAAGLDGFALEPMPGGLRMHGRLGGRAYVVESGGARVRYRGDGFDLALDLADPARTAEGQAAGPVDLAPLRIMELLRAGVTAPGAVNYVSAALAQPA; encoded by the coding sequence ATGGCCGAGCTGACCCCCATCCCGTTCGGCGTGCTGGTCGCGCGCCTCTTCCGCGAGCTCGCCGAGAAGCAGGCCGCCTTCGACCTCCCCGCGGCGCGCTTCGTCCTGGGCGACCCGGCGCGCGACCTGTCGGTGTCCATCCACGGCCACCGCGCCTCGAGCCCGTTCGGGCCCGCGGCCGGCCCCCATACCCAGCTCGCCCAGAACCTCGTCCTCGCCTGGCTCGCCGGCAGCCGCGTGCTGGAGCTCAAGACCGTCCAGGTGAAGGACGACCTCGTCATCCCCCGGCCTTGCATCGACCTGCATACCGTCGGCTTCAACGTGGAGTGGTCGCAGGAGCTGTCGCTCGAGCAGTCGCTCGAGGAGTACGTGAAGGCGTCGATGCTCATCGAGCTGCTGAAGGCCTCGGGGATGGCGCCCGGCTTCGGCGACACCGTCTTCGACATGAGCGTCGGCTACGACCTGGCGGGCATCCGCTCGGAGCGGGTGCGCGCCTTCATGGCGGGCCTCCTCGACGCCCGCCCCATCGTGGAGCGGCTGCGCGCGCAGATCCCCGCGCCGTGGGCGCACCTGCGCGACCTGCCCTTCACCACCCGCGTCTCGGACACCCTCACCCTCTCCACCTTCCACGGCTGCCCGCCGGACGAGATCGAGCGCATCGCGGCCTTCCTCCTGCGGGAGGTGGGGCTGCACGTGGTGGTGAAGCTCAACCCCACCCTCCTCGGTGAGGAGGGCGTGAGCTCCATCCTCCACGAGCGGCTCGGCTACCGGGAGCTGGTGGTGCCGGAGGGCGCGTTCGAGAAGGACGCGAAGTGGGAGCAGGTGGTGGGGTTCGTGGAGCGGCTCGGGGCGGTCGCGGCGGAGGCCGGCCGCGGCTTCGGCGTGAAGTTCACCAACACGCTGCTCGTCCGGAACCACCGCAGCTTCTTCCCGCCGACCGAGAAGGAGATGTACCTCTCCGGCCCGCCGCTGCACGTGCTGGCGATGGCGCTCGTGCGTCGCTTCCGCCGCGCCTTCGGCGACCGCTTCCCCATCTCCTTCTCGGCCGGGATCGACGCCGGCAACTTCGCCGACGCGGTCGCCCTGGGCCTCAAGCCCGTGAGCGTCTGCAGCGACCTCCTGAAGCCGGCCGGGTACGGCCGCGCCCGGGGCTACTTCGCGGAGCTCTCGCGCCGGATGGACGCGGTGGGGGCGCGCGATCTCGACACCTTCACCCTCCTCGCCTACGGGCATGCCGCCGCGGCGCTGGCGCAGGCAGGGCTCCCGGCCGAGGCCGCTGCGGCCTGCCGCACCGCGCTCGCGAGCGGCGCGGACCTCCGCGCCGCGGCCGGGGAGGGCTTCCCGCGCTGGGTCTCCGCGGCGCGGCTCCTCGACACCGAGACCTACTGCGAGCGCGTGCTCGCGGACCCCCGCTACGCGCTGCCGCGGAACAGCACCCCGCCGAAGAAGGTCGGCAGCCAGCTCGCGCTCTTCGACTGCCTCACCTGCGACAAGTGCATCCCGGTCTGCCCCAACGACGCGAACTTCACCATCCCGGTCCCGCGCGGCGAGGTGGCGCTCGAGCGGCTCGTGCCGATCGCGGGCGGCTTCCGGGCCGAGCCGGCCGGAGTCCTCTCGCTCGCGAAGCCGCGGCAGATCGCGAACTTCGCCGACGCCTGCAACGAATGCGGGAACTGCGACGTCATGTGCCCGGAGGACGGCGGCCCCTACGTCGTGAAGCCGCGCTTCTTCGGCAGCGTGGCCGCCTGGGAGGCCGCCGCCGGCCTCGACGGCTTCGCGCTCGAACCGATGCCGGGCGGCCTCCGCATGCACGGCCGCCTCGGCGGCCGCGCCTACGTGGTCGAGAGCGGCGGGGCGCGGGTGCGCTACCGCGGCGACGGCTTCGACCTCGCCCTCGACCTCGCCGATCCGGCCCGCACCGCCGAGGGCCAGGCCGCGGGCCCGGTGGACCTCGCGCCGCTCCGGATCATGGAGCTCCTGCGGGCCGGCGTGACCGCCCCCGGCGCCGTGAACTACGTGAGCGCGGCGCTGGCGCAGCCTGCCTGA
- the xdh gene encoding selenium-dependent xanthine dehydrogenase — protein MKTIRFTLNGQARQAEVHPGQSLLEVLRQGFKICSVKDGCAPQGQCGACLALVDGAPKNSCAVPAEKVDGKSILTLEGVPDAERKLYADAFQVAAGVQCGFCTPGLTLRIKWLTDPERLLSRAEIAKALDGHLCRCTGYVKIIDAVELIHAAKRGGPRPVPVADGGVGQPLQRYQGGELALGARPFVADLDVPGLLHGVVVLSQHARARVLRVDTSRARAAPGVVAVATAKDVRGDRWVGMLYQDWPCFVAEGEEVRAVGDVLAAVAAESPRAAREAAKLVEVEYEPLPPVLDPAEAVKPGAPQVNPKHANILSFTRYARGDVDAALAASAHVVSGTWSTQRIEHLFLEPEAALAVPLPDGRLHLYSQGQGIFDDRRQVASVLGEPEERVFVELVPNGGAFGGKEDMSIQAQTAVLARLTGRPVRVTLNREESIRLHPKRHPITMSYTVGCDAAGKLTAARVRLLGDSGAYASVGGKVLERAAGHACGPYAVPAVDVEATAAYTNNPPCGAMRGFGVNQTSFAMEGCLDLLAAKAGLDGWEMRWRNALRLGDTFTTGQVLEKSVGLERTLLAVKDAYYAARAAGRAVGVACGVKNSGIGNGVVEQGKCRLVVEPGGTVALHAGFTEMGQGLLTVLTQCAVEVTGLPAATFRPRVDTKFELGAGQTTGSRATLLGGRAAVDAAAKLRADLDRGMTLSDLAGREYVGQVVIDDTTAPGETKHGKIKTHTSFGWATQMVVLDAAGKLEKVVAAHDVGRAINPQQCEAQIEGSVHMGLGYALTEELPCQDGMPVTFRLRDIGVLRAQHMPEVEVILVEDPEPEGPFGAKGVGEIGLVPTAGAVAAALEAFDGVRRTRLPMKDSPAARAINVGRIPDQERERWH, from the coding sequence ATGAAGACGATCCGGTTCACGCTCAACGGGCAGGCTCGCCAGGCCGAGGTGCACCCGGGCCAGTCGCTGCTCGAGGTGCTGCGGCAGGGGTTCAAGATCTGCTCCGTGAAGGACGGCTGCGCGCCGCAGGGCCAGTGCGGCGCCTGCCTCGCGCTCGTCGACGGCGCGCCGAAGAACTCGTGCGCCGTCCCCGCCGAGAAGGTGGACGGAAAGTCGATCCTGACGCTGGAGGGCGTCCCCGACGCGGAGCGGAAGCTGTACGCCGACGCGTTCCAGGTCGCGGCCGGCGTGCAGTGCGGCTTCTGCACGCCCGGGCTCACCCTGCGCATCAAGTGGCTCACCGACCCGGAGCGCCTGCTCTCGCGCGCCGAGATCGCGAAGGCGCTCGACGGTCACCTCTGCCGCTGCACCGGCTACGTGAAGATCATCGACGCGGTGGAGCTCATCCACGCCGCGAAGCGCGGCGGCCCGCGGCCGGTGCCGGTCGCGGACGGCGGAGTGGGCCAGCCGCTCCAGCGCTACCAGGGCGGCGAGCTGGCGCTCGGCGCCCGCCCCTTCGTCGCCGACCTCGACGTCCCCGGGCTCCTGCACGGGGTGGTGGTGCTGTCCCAGCACGCGCGCGCCAGGGTGCTCCGCGTCGACACCTCGCGGGCGCGGGCGGCGCCGGGCGTGGTGGCGGTGGCCACGGCGAAGGACGTCCGCGGCGACCGCTGGGTCGGGATGCTGTACCAGGACTGGCCCTGCTTCGTGGCCGAGGGCGAGGAGGTCCGCGCCGTCGGCGACGTGCTGGCGGCGGTGGCGGCCGAGAGCCCCCGCGCCGCGCGCGAGGCGGCGAAGCTCGTCGAGGTGGAGTACGAGCCCTTGCCGCCGGTGCTCGACCCCGCCGAGGCGGTGAAGCCGGGCGCGCCGCAGGTGAACCCGAAGCACGCCAACATCCTCTCGTTCACGCGCTACGCGCGGGGCGACGTGGACGCCGCCCTGGCCGCCTCCGCCCACGTGGTGAGCGGCACCTGGAGCACCCAGCGCATCGAGCACCTCTTCCTCGAGCCCGAGGCGGCGCTGGCGGTGCCGCTCCCCGACGGCCGGCTCCACCTCTACTCGCAGGGGCAGGGCATCTTCGACGACCGGCGCCAGGTGGCCTCGGTGCTGGGCGAGCCCGAGGAGCGGGTCTTCGTGGAGCTGGTGCCGAACGGCGGCGCCTTCGGCGGCAAGGAGGACATGAGCATCCAGGCGCAGACGGCGGTGCTGGCGCGCCTCACCGGACGGCCGGTCCGGGTGACGCTCAACCGCGAGGAGTCGATCCGGCTCCACCCGAAGCGCCACCCCATCACCATGAGCTACACCGTCGGCTGCGACGCCGCCGGCAAGCTCACCGCCGCCCGGGTGCGGCTCCTCGGCGACTCGGGCGCCTACGCCTCGGTGGGCGGCAAGGTGCTGGAGCGCGCCGCCGGCCACGCCTGCGGGCCGTACGCGGTCCCGGCGGTCGACGTGGAGGCGACGGCGGCCTACACCAACAACCCGCCCTGCGGCGCTATGCGCGGCTTCGGCGTGAACCAGACCAGCTTCGCCATGGAGGGCTGCCTCGACCTCCTCGCCGCCAAGGCCGGCCTCGACGGCTGGGAGATGCGCTGGCGCAACGCGCTGCGGCTGGGGGACACCTTCACCACCGGCCAGGTGCTGGAGAAGTCGGTCGGGCTCGAGCGCACCCTGCTGGCGGTGAAGGACGCCTACTACGCCGCCCGCGCCGCGGGCCGGGCGGTGGGGGTCGCCTGCGGGGTGAAGAACTCCGGCATCGGCAACGGCGTGGTGGAGCAGGGCAAGTGCCGGCTGGTGGTGGAGCCGGGCGGCACCGTCGCGCTCCACGCCGGCTTCACCGAGATGGGCCAGGGCCTGCTCACCGTGCTCACCCAGTGCGCGGTGGAGGTGACCGGGCTGCCGGCCGCGACCTTCCGGCCGCGGGTGGACACGAAGTTCGAGCTCGGCGCCGGCCAGACCACCGGCTCGCGCGCCACGCTCCTCGGCGGCCGCGCCGCGGTGGACGCGGCGGCGAAGCTGCGCGCCGACCTCGACCGCGGGATGACGCTCTCCGACCTCGCCGGCCGCGAGTACGTGGGCCAGGTGGTCATCGACGACACCACCGCGCCGGGCGAGACGAAGCACGGGAAGATCAAGACCCACACCTCCTTCGGCTGGGCCACCCAGATGGTGGTGCTCGACGCGGCCGGCAAGCTGGAGAAGGTGGTGGCCGCCCACGACGTGGGGCGCGCCATCAACCCGCAGCAGTGCGAGGCGCAGATCGAGGGCTCGGTGCACATGGGCCTCGGCTACGCGCTCACCGAGGAGCTGCCCTGCCAGGACGGCATGCCGGTGACCTTCCGGCTGCGCGACATCGGCGTCCTGCGCGCGCAGCACATGCCGGAGGTGGAGGTGATCCTGGTCGAGGACCCCGAGCCGGAGGGGCCGTTCGGCGCCAAGGGCGTGGGCGAGATCGGGCTCGTGCCCACCGCCGGCGCGGTGGCGGCGGCGCTCGAGGCGTTCGACGGCGTGCGCCGGACGCGCCTGCCCATGAAGGACTCGCCGGCCGCCCGCGCCATCAACGTGGGGCGCATCCCGGACCAGGAGCGCGAGCGCTGGCACTAG